The following coding sequences lie in one Arachis ipaensis cultivar K30076 chromosome B05, Araip1.1, whole genome shotgun sequence genomic window:
- the LOC107642805 gene encoding dof zinc finger protein DOF1.1, with protein sequence MIQELFAGAGFVAPPDKKYSINNNNLISNNGGGGGGGGLLLPPAPPSSSSSSTPTSTVVAATSSNSSENLRCPRCDSSNTKFCYYNNYNLTQPRHFCKTCRRYWTKGGALRNVPIGGGCRKNKNIGVSNSSAAKAASATPKMKAMVASELRRSSSSPLGIDHHDLPAGPILWGSPQNSHLLALLRAGQSQNPNPNPNSMLMNGVSVKEERNYNMVSSTAVEPLMMNNNIPRTTLGYDGVGVGHIPQLDLCSSLWRSNNNNNQEHQPAAAATSFLLSEQHQTSSNGIQQLYHKLRSTPNNYATHNNSSPIFMPNMAASSSSSSLSTILESSSVSTAELGCWNNPTLPWLSDLPAATNGAYPN encoded by the coding sequence ATGATTCAAGAACTCTTCGCTGGTGCTGGCTTTGTAGCACCTCCTGACAAGAAATACtccattaacaacaacaatcttaTTAGTAATAATGgaggtggaggaggaggaggaggacttCTCTTACCACCAGcaccaccttcttcttcttcttcttctacacctACTTCTACGGTTGTGGCCGCCACCTCATCAAATAGTTCGGAGAATCTGAGGTGTCCGCGATGCGATTCATCCAACACAAAGTTCTGTTACTACAACAACTACAACCTCACTCAGCCTCGCCATTTCTGCAAGACATGCCGAAGGTACTGGACCAAAGGTGGTGCTCTCAGGAACGTCCCCATCGGCGGTGGCTGCCGGAAAAACAAGAACATCGGTGTCTCGAACTCCTCAGCGGCAAAGGCTGCAAGCGCCACCCCGAAGATGAAAGCTATGGTGGCATCAGAGCTCAGAAGATCATCATCATCGCCGCTTGGAATCGACCACCACGATCTTCCAGCAGGACCAATCCTATGGGGATCTCCACAGAATAGTCATCTATTGGCGTTACTCCGAGCTGGCCAGAgccaaaaccctaaccctaaccctaactccATGCTCATGAACGGTGTTTCAGTGAAGGAAGAACGGAACTACAACATGGTGAGTAGTACTGCAGTAGAGCCATTGATGATGAATAATAATATTCCAAGAACAACCCTAGGCTATGATGGAGTTGGAGTTGGACACATTCCTCAATTGGATCTGTGCAGCTCTTTGTGGAgaagcaataataataacaatcaagagCATCAACCTGCAGCAGCTGCTACTTCCTTTCTACTTTCTGAACAACACCAAACCAGTAGCAATGGAATTCAACAACTTTATCACAAACTCAGGTCAACACCTAATAACTATGCCACTCACAATAATTCATCGCCAATCTTCATGCCAAACatggctgcttcttcttcttcttcttctttatccaCCATTTTGGAATCATCTTCGGTTTCCACCGCTGAATTGGGCTGCTGGAATAATCCAACCCTTCCCTGGCTTTCTGATCTTCCTGCTGCAACCAATGGTGCATACCCTAATTAA